A stretch of Flavobacterium sp. N1994 DNA encodes these proteins:
- a CDS encoding sulfite exporter TauE/SafE family protein produces MLEVLGYIGALFIGIVLGITGGGGSILTVPILVYVLNYNPITATAYSLFIVGTTSGFGTFQNFKKGLVVPKTALQFAIPSVIGVYITRKFIVPKIPETLFYFGSAQLSKETFLMLLFAVVMFLAAYSMLKTKKEEEAVAYKTNSLWITIIQLFFVGILIGLIGAGGGFLIIPALLKIAKLPIKKAIGTSLLIITINSLIGFTGDVQNMEIDWAFLITFTTFSVIGIFIGLYIQHYINEKHLKKIFGFFVLIMSFFILYKEVFS; encoded by the coding sequence GTGTTAGAAGTTTTAGGATATATTGGAGCTTTATTTATTGGTATAGTATTAGGAATTACTGGAGGCGGTGGTTCCATACTAACGGTTCCTATATTAGTTTACGTCCTCAACTACAATCCGATAACGGCAACCGCTTATTCTCTATTCATAGTCGGCACCACTTCTGGATTTGGTACTTTTCAAAACTTTAAAAAAGGATTAGTCGTACCGAAAACAGCGCTTCAGTTTGCCATTCCATCGGTAATTGGCGTTTATATCACTCGCAAGTTTATAGTCCCTAAGATACCCGAAACACTATTTTATTTTGGTTCGGCTCAATTGTCAAAAGAAACTTTTTTAATGTTGCTATTTGCGGTTGTTATGTTTTTGGCAGCCTACTCAATGTTGAAAACCAAGAAAGAAGAAGAGGCTGTTGCATATAAAACCAATTCTTTATGGATTACGATTATCCAACTATTTTTTGTTGGGATTTTAATTGGATTGATTGGAGCTGGTGGTGGTTTTTTAATTATTCCTGCACTACTAAAAATTGCCAAATTACCCATAAAAAAAGCCATTGGCACTTCGTTACTAATCATAACTATTAATTCATTGATTGGCTTTACTGGTGATGTGCAGAACATGGAAATCGATTGGGCGTTTCTAATTACGTTTACTACTTTCTCGGTGATTGGTATTTTTATTGGTCTTTATATTCAACACTATATCAATGAAAAACATTTAAAAAAAATATTTGGTTTCTTTGTATTGATTATGTCCTTCTTTATTTTGTATAAAGAGGTTTTTTCATAA
- a CDS encoding MBL fold metallo-hydrolase, producing the protein MKIEQIYTGCIAQAAYYLESNGEAAIFDPLREVQPYLDKAQKDNATIKYIFETHFHADFVSGHLDLAKKSGGKIVYGPTANPEFDAIIATDEQEFKVGNYTIKAIHTPGHTLESTCYLLFDENGNQHGIITGDTLFIGDVGRPDLAQALVDDLTQEKLAGYLFDSLRNKIMPLSDELMVYPSHGAGSACGKNMSKETTDTLGNQKRNNYALRADMTKEEFTKELLDGLGLPPAYFPQNVMMNIKGYDSLDSIIEKSKVGLSPREFEAVANQGNVVILDVRHENDFVKAHIPNSIFIGIQGAFAPWVGSMLRDVNQKLLLVIPEGREEETITRLSRVGFDHVLGYLKGGIEAWKTEDFETDSIASISPEAFATQLNSKSIVIDARKPSEFEAEHVSNALNIPLDTINENFQTVPRGDDFFLHCAGGYRSVIMASLLKSRGIHNIINIEKGMSGIKQTKVSCTQFVCPSTKK; encoded by the coding sequence ATGAAAATCGAACAAATATATACAGGATGCATTGCCCAAGCCGCTTATTATCTGGAAAGTAATGGGGAAGCCGCCATCTTTGATCCATTGCGTGAAGTACAGCCTTATTTAGATAAAGCCCAAAAAGATAATGCCACTATAAAATACATTTTTGAAACTCATTTTCATGCTGATTTTGTTTCTGGTCATTTAGACTTAGCTAAGAAAAGCGGCGGCAAAATTGTTTATGGTCCAACCGCTAATCCAGAATTTGATGCGATAATTGCCACTGACGAACAAGAATTTAAAGTGGGGAATTATACCATAAAAGCCATTCATACTCCTGGACATACCTTAGAAAGTACTTGTTATCTTCTTTTCGATGAAAACGGAAATCAACACGGAATTATTACGGGTGATACCTTATTCATTGGCGATGTGGGTCGTCCTGATTTGGCGCAAGCTTTAGTAGATGATTTAACTCAAGAAAAATTAGCTGGCTATCTTTTTGATTCGTTACGAAATAAAATAATGCCTTTATCAGATGAGTTAATGGTGTATCCAAGTCATGGGGCTGGAAGTGCTTGTGGTAAAAACATGAGTAAGGAAACCACAGATACTTTGGGCAACCAAAAACGAAACAATTATGCCTTGAGAGCAGACATGACTAAAGAAGAATTCACTAAAGAACTCCTTGATGGTTTAGGCCTTCCTCCTGCTTATTTCCCTCAGAATGTCATGATGAATATCAAAGGATATGACTCCTTAGATAGTATTATTGAGAAAAGCAAAGTTGGTCTTTCCCCAAGAGAATTTGAAGCTGTTGCGAATCAAGGAAATGTTGTTATTTTGGATGTTAGACATGAAAATGACTTTGTAAAAGCTCATATTCCGAATTCAATATTTATTGGAATTCAAGGAGCTTTTGCGCCTTGGGTGGGTTCTATGTTGAGAGACGTTAACCAAAAATTACTTTTAGTCATTCCAGAAGGAAGAGAAGAAGAAACTATAACCCGATTATCTCGTGTAGGCTTCGACCATGTGCTAGGGTATTTAAAAGGCGGCATTGAAGCATGGAAAACAGAAGATTTTGAAACGGATAGTATTGCCTCCATTTCTCCTGAAGCATTTGCTACTCAATTGAATTCTAAAAGTATTGTAATTGATGCTAGAAAACCCAGTGAATTTGAAGCAGAACATGTAAGTAATGCCTTGAATATTCCTTTGGACACTATTAATGAAAACTTTCAAACCGTTCCAAGAGGAGACGATTTCTTTTTGCATTGCGCTGGCGGTTATCGATCTGTTATTATGGCATCCCTTTTAAAATCGAGAGGTATTCATAACATCATAAATATTGAAAAAGGAATGAGCGGCATCAAACAAACTAAGGTAAGTTGTACGCAATTTGTATGTCCTTCAACCAAAAAATAA
- a CDS encoding DUF4369 domain-containing protein, protein MKKILLIVAVAVALYSCNRLAEGEYVITGNVKGIKTGLVFLEKQNPMGMGAQAIDTVKIVDGKFEIKGKTTEPEIHFIQIDKVNGKVPFILEGGEIEITVDKDSLFKSKLSGTYSNDEFNTFNTESNKIQKRMQKQVMDFQMKNMAAMNEAQQKNDTVTMNSIRKQYDLLQKDITDYTFGYPKTHPKSYISVLITQMMINNPKYSKDAEGIYNSLDESLKKTKPGKAIKQSLADLKKKPALK, encoded by the coding sequence ATGAAAAAAATACTTCTTATAGTAGCCGTAGCCGTAGCTTTATATTCTTGTAATAGATTAGCAGAAGGTGAATATGTAATTACAGGAAATGTAAAAGGGATTAAAACTGGTTTGGTTTTCTTAGAAAAACAAAACCCTATGGGAATGGGTGCTCAAGCTATCGACACCGTAAAAATTGTAGATGGTAAATTTGAAATCAAAGGAAAAACAACAGAGCCAGAAATTCATTTTATTCAAATTGATAAAGTAAACGGTAAAGTGCCTTTTATTCTTGAAGGTGGTGAAATAGAAATTACTGTTGACAAAGACAGTCTTTTCAAATCTAAATTGAGCGGAACTTATAGCAATGATGAATTCAACACTTTTAATACTGAATCTAATAAAATTCAAAAAAGAATGCAAAAACAAGTGATGGATTTTCAAATGAAAAACATGGCTGCTATGAATGAAGCACAACAAAAAAATGATACTGTTACTATGAACTCCATCAGAAAACAATATGATTTACTTCAAAAAGATATTACTGATTATACTTTTGGTTACCCAAAAACACATCCAAAATCTTATATCAGTGTTTTGATTACTCAAATGATGATAAACAACCCTAAATATTCAAAAGATGCTGAGGGTATTTACAATTCACTTGATGAATCTTTGAAAAAAACAAAACCAGGTAAAGCCATCAAACAAAGTCTTGCTGATCTAAAAAAAAAACCAGCGCTAAAGTAA
- a CDS encoding TlpA family protein disulfide reductase, translating to MGQLAPDFKAPTPEGKSTSLKENLGKVTLIDFWASWCQPCREENPKVAALYTEFHSKGLNIISVSLDEDAKKWKDAIANDKLVWIQVSNLKEMKDPIALQYGVTLIPSTILINASGKIVAIDLYGDSLKAKIKELLAIK from the coding sequence ATTGGTCAATTAGCTCCTGATTTTAAAGCACCAACTCCTGAAGGAAAGAGTACTTCTTTAAAAGAGAATTTAGGAAAAGTTACTTTAATCGATTTTTGGGCATCATGGTGTCAGCCCTGTAGAGAAGAAAATCCAAAAGTGGCTGCACTTTATACTGAGTTTCACAGCAAGGGATTAAACATTATTAGTGTTTCCTTAGATGAAGATGCTAAAAAATGGAAGGATGCCATTGCTAATGATAAACTAGTTTGGATTCAGGTTTCTAATTTAAAGGAAATGAAAGACCCCATTGCTTTACAATATGGTGTGACTTTAATTCCATCTACAATTTTAATAAATGCCTCTGGAAAAATTGTTGCGATTGACTTATATGGTGATTCGTTAAAAGCTAAAATCAAGGAACTTTTAGCCATAAAATAA
- a CDS encoding SIMPL domain-containing protein: MKSTVLILVTLFGLTALAQEQKNQVPQISVTGEGKVKVIPDQALINVGFQNSGKDAKEVKSLNDEVVDKVIKFLKKAGIPATDFKTNNVSLNKSYDYEKKKYNFQANQSLTITLKDLSKYDDIMMGLNDAGVNSIQGVEFKSSKMADYEKEARKNAVLNAKQKATDYVSVLGQKVGKALLITDNSQSYTPQPMYKGNMMMAMAADGATPRETLAVGELEINTNVSVTFALE, translated from the coding sequence ATGAAATCGACTGTATTAATTTTAGTAACACTATTTGGATTAACAGCATTAGCTCAAGAGCAAAAAAATCAAGTACCGCAAATTTCGGTTACTGGAGAAGGAAAGGTAAAAGTAATTCCAGACCAAGCCCTAATAAATGTTGGTTTTCAGAACTCGGGTAAAGATGCCAAAGAAGTAAAAAGTCTCAACGATGAGGTGGTTGACAAAGTCATTAAGTTTCTGAAGAAAGCAGGAATACCAGCAACCGATTTTAAGACTAACAACGTCAGCTTAAACAAAAGCTACGATTACGAAAAAAAGAAATACAATTTTCAAGCCAATCAATCCTTGACTATTACACTTAAAGATTTATCAAAATATGATGATATCATGATGGGATTGAATGATGCTGGAGTAAATTCGATTCAAGGAGTGGAATTTAAATCCTCTAAAATGGCCGATTACGAAAAAGAAGCCAGAAAAAATGCCGTTCTAAATGCAAAACAAAAAGCAACTGATTATGTTTCGGTATTAGGACAAAAAGTAGGTAAGGCATTGTTGATTACTGATAACTCTCAAAGCTATACACCACAACCTATGTATAAAGGAAACATGATGATGGCTATGGCAGCTGATGGTGCAACACCAAGAGAAACCTTAGCGGTTGGAGAATTGGAAATTAATACCAATGTAAGTGTAACTTTTGCTTTAGAATAA
- a CDS encoding rhomboid family intramembrane serine protease, whose protein sequence is MDNIFVLAIIAANVLFSLKGFNDPYFFRKYEFHVGSIRAGEQIRMISSAFLHVDFVHLAFNMIALYSFAPVVTQTLGNFTFLLIYIGSLIFGSLLTMVFHSNDYGYRAVGASGAVTGIIYSAILLYPDMTIGIFGIIPLPAYIFGIGYLFYSIYGMRAKNDNIGHTAHFGGAIGGYAITLLKEPILLQQNTLMVILLAIPIIILFVMAKQGKL, encoded by the coding sequence ATGGATAACATCTTCGTATTGGCAATTATTGCAGCCAATGTCTTGTTTAGTTTAAAAGGATTTAATGATCCCTATTTTTTCAGAAAGTACGAATTTCATGTTGGTAGTATTAGAGCAGGAGAACAAATCAGAATGATTTCGTCCGCTTTTCTTCATGTTGATTTTGTTCATTTGGCATTCAATATGATCGCTTTATATTCTTTTGCACCTGTAGTTACTCAAACTTTAGGGAATTTCACTTTTCTATTAATTTACATTGGGAGTTTAATTTTTGGAAGTTTACTTACGATGGTTTTTCATTCTAATGACTATGGGTATCGTGCCGTGGGTGCATCTGGAGCAGTAACAGGAATAATTTATTCAGCTATCCTTTTATATCCCGATATGACTATTGGTATTTTTGGAATTATACCTTTACCAGCTTATATTTTTGGGATAGGTTACTTGTTTTACTCCATTTATGGAATGAGAGCCAAGAATGATAATATTGGACATACAGCGCATTTTGGTGGAGCTATTGGTGGTTATGCTATTACCTTATTAAAGGAGCCAATATTATTACAACAAAATACCTTAATGGTCATTCTACTAGCTATTCCTATTATTATACTTTTTGTTATGGCAAAGCAAGGCAAATTATAA
- a CDS encoding lysophospholipid acyltransferase family protein produces MQFIIFILAYPIIWLISILPFRILYCFSDIVYVLVYHIIKYRRKTVRQNIAKALPHLSEKERLVIEKKSYHHLCDMFLEMMKTMTISQREMDKRFVFTNLELYQELEKEGKSIAVMIAHYATYEWVISMNKHIQFEGFAIYKKVNNKYFDKLVKDIRSKFKATLITTKETIPTIERNIRNNHHGVYGFASDQSPQVHKAFHWTKFMGIETPVHTGAEMLAKRFDMNVIFLRVKKVKRGFYEATFELMFDNPKEVPNYQISDEFLKRVEKQILEAPEYYLWTHKRWKHKKI; encoded by the coding sequence ATGCAGTTTATTATTTTTATCCTTGCCTATCCTATAATCTGGTTAATTTCCATACTTCCCTTCCGAATTCTTTATTGCTTTTCAGATATCGTTTACGTTCTTGTTTATCATATTATCAAATACAGAAGAAAAACAGTTAGACAAAATATTGCAAAGGCGTTACCCCATTTATCGGAAAAAGAAAGATTAGTAATAGAAAAGAAATCATACCATCACCTTTGTGATATGTTTTTAGAAATGATGAAAACCATGACTATTTCCCAAAGAGAAATGGATAAGAGATTTGTCTTTACCAATTTAGAACTGTATCAAGAGTTAGAAAAAGAAGGGAAAAGTATTGCCGTTATGATTGCCCATTATGCTACCTATGAATGGGTTATCTCTATGAATAAGCACATTCAATTTGAAGGATTTGCTATTTATAAAAAAGTGAATAATAAATACTTTGATAAACTGGTAAAAGACATTCGTTCCAAATTTAAAGCGACTTTAATTACTACCAAAGAAACTATTCCAACAATAGAGAGAAATATCAGAAACAATCATCATGGTGTTTATGGATTTGCTAGCGATCAATCGCCACAAGTTCACAAAGCCTTTCATTGGACCAAATTTATGGGTATTGAAACTCCAGTCCATACAGGTGCCGAAATGTTAGCTAAACGATTTGATATGAATGTGATTTTTTTAAGGGTAAAAAAAGTGAAACGTGGCTTTTATGAAGCTACTTTTGAATTGATGTTTGATAATCCGAAAGAAGTACCTAATTATCAAATCTCGGATGAATTTCTGAAAAGAGTCGAAAAACAAATCTTAGAAGCTCCTGAATATTATTTGTGGACACACAAACGTTGGAAACACAAGAAAATATAG
- a CDS encoding aminotransferase class V-fold PLP-dependent enzyme encodes MITTATETQLEHYFQQFRKHIIGVDQEFETPFGKKKIVYTDWTASGRLYRPIEEKLMNEFGPFVANTHTETTISGTAMTMAYHEAKHIIKRHVNANDNDVLINTGTGMTGVVNKFQRILGLKVPENLKEFTAIPAALKPVVFISHMEHHSNQTSWIETIADVVVIPANEEGLFCLNEFQTLLEKYKDRSFKIASITSCSNVTGIRTPYHEVAKIMHQNNGVCFVDFACSGPYVDIDMHPDSESYLDAIFFSPHKFLGGPGTSGVLVFNKNLYNNNVPDCPGGGTVSWTNPWGEHKYIDNIEDREDGGTPGFLQVIKTALAIQLKEQMGVKNIMDREHEIVDYVFSELNNIENLKILANQHQERLGVISFYIDDLHFNLGVKLLNDKFGIQTRGGCSCAGTYGHYLLHVDQETSHDLVCQITSGDLIKKPGWIRMSIHPTTTSEEIQFVCESIKSLAKNHKDWAKDYDYNPKTNEFVHKNAKHKENEMVKSWFKS; translated from the coding sequence ATGATTACCACAGCAACCGAAACTCAATTAGAACACTATTTTCAGCAATTCCGCAAGCATATCATTGGCGTTGACCAAGAGTTTGAAACGCCTTTTGGAAAAAAGAAAATAGTCTACACGGATTGGACGGCTAGTGGAAGATTATACCGTCCCATTGAAGAAAAGTTAATGAATGAATTTGGTCCTTTTGTGGCTAATACTCATACGGAAACAACCATTTCTGGAACGGCTATGACTATGGCCTATCATGAAGCAAAACACATTATAAAACGACATGTAAATGCTAATGACAATGATGTTTTAATCAATACGGGAACAGGAATGACAGGGGTTGTAAATAAATTTCAACGTATCCTTGGACTAAAAGTGCCAGAAAACCTTAAAGAGTTTACTGCTATTCCAGCCGCATTAAAACCAGTTGTTTTTATTTCACATATGGAGCATCATTCTAATCAAACCTCTTGGATAGAAACTATTGCTGATGTTGTGGTTATTCCGGCTAATGAAGAAGGTTTGTTTTGTTTGAATGAATTCCAAACACTTCTCGAAAAATATAAAGATAGAAGCTTTAAAATTGCCTCTATAACTTCTTGTTCTAATGTAACTGGTATCCGAACGCCTTATCACGAAGTGGCTAAAATTATGCATCAAAACAATGGCGTTTGCTTCGTAGATTTTGCTTGTTCCGGACCTTATGTTGATATTGATATGCATCCTGATTCTGAAAGTTATTTAGATGCTATTTTCTTTTCGCCTCATAAGTTTTTGGGTGGGCCAGGAACTTCAGGAGTGTTAGTTTTTAATAAAAATTTATACAACAATAATGTGCCCGATTGTCCTGGTGGAGGAACTGTGTCTTGGACGAATCCTTGGGGAGAACATAAATATATAGACAATATTGAAGACCGAGAAGATGGTGGAACTCCGGGTTTTCTTCAAGTGATTAAGACTGCATTAGCTATTCAGCTGAAAGAGCAAATGGGAGTTAAAAATATCATGGACAGAGAGCATGAAATTGTGGATTATGTTTTTTCGGAGCTAAATAACATTGAGAATCTTAAAATTTTAGCCAATCAACATCAAGAAAGATTGGGCGTTATTTCTTTTTATATTGATGATTTGCATTTCAATCTTGGGGTAAAATTACTAAATGATAAATTCGGTATTCAAACTCGAGGTGGATGTAGTTGTGCTGGAACTTATGGTCATTACTTATTACATGTAGATCAAGAAACTTCTCATGATTTGGTGTGCCAAATTACCTCAGGCGATTTAATTAAAAAACCAGGATGGATCAGAATGTCTATTCATCCAACTACTACTTCAGAAGAAATACAGTTTGTTTGCGAAAGCATTAAATCGTTAGCAAAAAACCATAAAGACTGGGCAAAAGATTACGATTACAACCCAAAAACAAATGAGTTTGTTCATAAAAATGCAAAGCATAAGGAAAATGAAATGGTGAAGTCTTGGTTTAAATCCTAG
- a CDS encoding DUF1800 domain-containing protein: MNKNTLWSLRLGFSAKQQRAIEQMGLSTFLEKSFRSSYEKKTPSFLDNSPKSLKELRTRRQEIKSSNADNVKELLKVEIQVQQEMKAWWLQKMMTDDFPLREKMTCFWHNHFVSTFQKVKVNHWIFQHNQILRENAFGNFKTLTKKIVQSNAMVRYLDNVDNKRDKINENLSRELLELFTLGIGNYTEEDIKNGAKGLAGLTLGEDQAEYRRFLENDDTITYFGKTGKFKAEDMIDIIFEQKAIPYLITRKILKWFIYDNPTEALVTYYGDYFRKVDFEIKPLLTKIFTEEFPKDNAGSKIKDPLVYILQLMNELNVEQLNPRLLAFYLKQQGMDLFNQPNVKGWNGGKEWLSSQVYLQRNNVADLLCNGRNISRRAKIINDDMTSENVNQLIKVSLNWTKSGTNKTIIAELQDRLLFQTDEDLQKDWETLLKYDFNPKAESADNAVMRLFNNMIKTPEFQII, translated from the coding sequence ATGAACAAAAACACACTTTGGTCTCTCCGTTTAGGTTTTTCTGCAAAACAGCAGCGAGCTATTGAACAAATGGGACTATCCACTTTTCTTGAGAAATCTTTTCGTTCCTCATATGAAAAGAAAACACCTTCCTTTCTGGATAATAGTCCAAAATCATTAAAAGAATTAAGAACAAGACGTCAGGAAATTAAGAGTTCAAATGCTGATAATGTCAAAGAATTATTGAAAGTAGAAATTCAAGTGCAACAAGAAATGAAAGCGTGGTGGCTTCAAAAAATGATGACAGATGACTTTCCATTACGCGAAAAAATGACCTGCTTTTGGCACAATCATTTTGTGTCTACGTTCCAAAAAGTAAAAGTGAATCATTGGATTTTCCAACACAATCAAATATTGAGAGAAAATGCTTTTGGCAACTTCAAAACCTTGACAAAAAAGATAGTTCAATCCAATGCCATGGTTCGTTATCTTGACAATGTAGATAACAAAAGAGATAAAATCAATGAAAATTTGAGTCGGGAATTACTCGAACTTTTTACCCTTGGTATTGGCAATTACACCGAAGAAGATATCAAAAATGGAGCAAAAGGTTTAGCCGGACTTACCTTAGGCGAAGATCAAGCGGAATACAGACGCTTCCTAGAGAATGATGACACCATTACTTATTTTGGTAAAACTGGAAAGTTCAAAGCGGAGGATATGATTGATATTATTTTTGAACAAAAGGCAATTCCTTATTTAATTACCCGAAAAATATTAAAATGGTTTATCTATGATAATCCTACAGAAGCTTTAGTAACTTATTATGGCGATTATTTTAGGAAAGTTGATTTTGAAATTAAGCCTTTATTAACCAAAATCTTTACCGAAGAATTTCCCAAAGACAACGCTGGCAGTAAAATCAAAGATCCGCTCGTTTACATTTTACAACTAATGAATGAACTGAATGTTGAGCAACTAAATCCAAGGTTATTGGCTTTTTATTTAAAACAACAAGGCATGGATTTATTCAATCAACCCAATGTTAAAGGTTGGAACGGCGGGAAAGAATGGTTAAGCTCTCAAGTATATTTACAAAGAAACAACGTAGCTGATTTGTTGTGTAACGGAAGAAACATCAGTCGAAGAGCAAAGATTATAAATGACGACATGACCAGTGAAAATGTGAACCAATTGATAAAAGTATCCTTGAATTGGACGAAATCTGGAACGAATAAAACTATTATCGCTGAATTACAAGACCGATTACTGTTTCAAACTGATGAAGACCTGCAAAAAGATTGGGAAACACTTCTCAAATATGACTTCAACCCCAAAGCGGAAAGTGCCGATAATGCAGTGATGCGTTTGTTTAACAACATGATAAAAACTCCTGAATTCCAAATCATTTAA
- a CDS encoding DUF1501 domain-containing protein, which translates to MNRRNFLSLTGTFTAGTLLLPDFLHAFGSQSTLVIGEQCLVFIQLNGGNDGLNTFIPYDDPLYYEYRTKIALSKNEVISTNKGMAFHPALKDFATMQQNGDLTIIQNVGYPEPNRSHFRSQEIWQTASASNEYLSSGWLGRYLDLQCKEHQPTAGVNFDSIDNLSLKGNEPNSITVKDPNRFKIKSDKEETVKLSDNPQLDFVRKIANSVSEGSDDIQNALSKSTSETSYPKTGLGKNLEWIARLIKGNLNSKVYYTSQNGYDTHDNQVNIQQRNLTELNDAIYSFYNELKKAQLLQNVTLVVFSEFGRRVKDNGNGTDHGTAAPMFIIGGNNKGTIIGKNPNLANLDNGDLKHEVDFRSVYATLLQSKMNFDYTKIGISNTLVNGLF; encoded by the coding sequence ATGAACAGAAGAAACTTTCTTTCACTAACAGGAACCTTCACAGCAGGAACCTTACTCCTCCCCGATTTCCTTCATGCTTTTGGATCACAGTCTACTTTGGTTATTGGCGAACAATGTTTGGTTTTTATACAGTTGAATGGTGGTAACGATGGTTTGAACACGTTTATTCCTTATGATGACCCATTGTATTATGAATACCGAACTAAAATTGCTTTATCAAAAAATGAGGTAATTAGCACTAACAAAGGAATGGCATTTCATCCAGCATTAAAAGATTTTGCAACCATGCAGCAAAATGGCGATTTGACAATCATTCAAAACGTTGGATATCCCGAACCAAATCGTTCTCATTTTCGCAGTCAAGAAATTTGGCAAACAGCATCAGCATCTAATGAATATTTAAGTAGTGGTTGGCTAGGTCGTTATCTAGATTTACAATGCAAGGAACATCAACCTACAGCTGGAGTTAATTTTGACAGTATTGATAATTTATCTCTTAAAGGAAATGAACCTAACTCAATAACCGTAAAAGATCCTAATCGCTTTAAAATAAAATCAGACAAAGAAGAAACAGTAAAACTATCCGATAATCCTCAACTCGATTTTGTTCGTAAGATTGCTAATTCGGTTTCTGAAGGTTCTGATGACATTCAAAATGCTTTGTCCAAATCCACTTCAGAAACCAGTTATCCTAAAACAGGTTTAGGCAAAAACTTAGAATGGATTGCTCGTTTAATAAAAGGCAACCTCAACTCCAAAGTATATTATACTTCCCAAAATGGTTATGATACCCATGATAATCAAGTGAATATTCAACAACGCAATTTGACCGAATTGAATGATGCGATTTATAGCTTTTACAACGAATTAAAAAAAGCCCAACTATTACAAAATGTAACGTTAGTTGTTTTTTCAGAATTTGGAAGACGCGTAAAAGACAACGGCAACGGAACTGACCACGGAACTGCTGCGCCTATGTTTATCATTGGTGGGAATAACAAAGGAACCATTATTGGCAAAAACCCTAATCTTGCAAACTTAGACAACGGAGATTTAAAACACGAAGTTGATTTCAGAAGTGTTTATGCTACCTTATTGCAAAGTAAAATGAACTTTGATTATACCAAAATTGGGATTAGCAATACATTAGTAAATGGATTGTTTTGA